A single genomic interval of Helianthus annuus cultivar XRQ/B chromosome 13, HanXRQr2.0-SUNRISE, whole genome shotgun sequence harbors:
- the LOC110864515 gene encoding trihelix transcription factor GTL2 has product MFDGVPVEHFHRFISTPSSTIPPNSSLIQTTPISSSTNLNFLSFDPLLFPPLHTHHHHQNIFQSNHFVRTPTRDQYNDTQGKVDQEIDLDLDVNNEPWSDDEVIQLLRIKSSSENWFKDLTWDHVSRKLAEMGYKRSSEQCKERFEEETCRSFSSTIECNKSSNRYLISEELDDHLCNSSGQNTHHHVTIEPHENVNHQEQPQLQEKEVQNLEAQGQKSHFEKDPIEIMSQPTDQDDAQVTKSKKRKRKHKKFKMVKGLCVDLVNKMMAQQEEMHKKLLEDMANRDEEKRKREEAWRKEEMERMQMEIQIREHEQEMARDRQSTITEFLNKITSFDNKIQIPFDINLQDLLFEATNIDKPMSLSEITKIPSLQNITDRKYPNHDQAIAKDDIGKRWPRDEVLALINIRSNVNNGIGGNSEEHARGSLWERISQGMLELGYKRSAKRCKEKWENINKYFRKTKDANKKRSLESRTCPYYHELSKLYNQEKLASLSNSAGEELLATKITPEN; this is encoded by the exons ATGTTTGATGGAGTCCCAGTTGAGCATTTTCACAGGTTCATCTCCACACCCTCTTCAACAATTCCTCCAAATTCTTCTCTGATCCAAACAACACCAATTTCATCTTCAACAAACTTAAATTTTCTATCTTTTGATCCCCTCTTGTTCCCTCCTCTTCATACTCATCACCATCATCAAAACATTTTTCAATCCAATCACTTTGTTCGAACACCGACACGCGATCAATACAATGATACTCAAGGCAAAGTAGATCAAGAAATTGATCTAGATCTTGATGTAAATAATGAGCCATGGTCTGATGATGAAGTTATTCAGTTATTGAGGATCAAATCTAGTTCTGAGAATTGGTTCAAAGATTTGACTTGGGACCATGTTTCCAG AAAGCTAGCAGAGATGGGGTACAAAAGGAGTTCAGAACAATGCAAAGAGAGGTTTGAAGAAGAAACATGCAGGAGTTTCAGTAGTACTATAGAGTGCAACAAGAGTAGCAACAGGTACTTGATCAGTGAAGAACTTGATGACCATCTCTGCAATAGTTCTGGCCAAAACACTCATCATCATGTCACCATTGAACCTCATGAAAATGTCAATCACCAAGAGCAACCACAACTACAGGAAAAAGAAGTACAAAATCTTGAGGCCCAGGGGcaaaaaagtcattttgaaaaggaCCCAATTGAGATAATGTCACAACCAACTGATCAAGATGATGCACAAGTGACAAAGAGCAAGAAGAGGAAGAGAAAACACAAGAAATTCAAGATGGTCAAAGGGTTGTGTGTTGACTTGGTGAACAAGATGATGGCTCAACAAGAAGAAATGCACAAAAAGCTACTAGAAGACATGGCGAATCGCGACGAAGAGAAGCGGAAAAGGGAAGAAGCTTGGAGGAAGGAAGAAATGGAAAGGATGCAAATGGAAATTCAAATTAGGGAACATGAACAAGAGATGGCAAGAGATAGGCAATCAACCATCACTGAGTTCCTCAACAAGATCACATCTTTTGACAATAAGATTCAAATCCCTTTTGATATAAACTTACAAGACCTTCTATTTGAGGCAACAAACATTGACAAGCCCATGTCCctaagtgaaattaccaaaataccctctttACAGAATATCACCGATCGAAAGTACCCTAATCATGATCAGGCGATAGCAAAAGATGACATTGGGAAGAGATGGCCAAGAGATGAAGTGTTGGCATTGATAAACATAAGGAGCAATGTGAACAATGGCATTGGTGGTAATAGTGAAGAACATGCCAGGGGTTCTTTATGGGAGAGAATATCACAAGGAATGTTAGAGTTGGGTTACAAGAGAAGTGCAAAGAGGTGTAAAGAGAAGTGGGAGAATATAAACAAGTATTTTAGGAAAACAAAAGATGCAAACAAGAAGAGGTCTTTGGAGTCAAGAACTTGTCCTTATTACCATGAGTTAAGTAAATTATACAACCAAGAGAAGCTAGCATCATTGTCCAACTCAGCCGGAGAGGAGCTACTCGCGACCAAAATTACACCGGAAAACTGA